CGCTTTACGAGCTTGATTGTTCGGCTCACAAGCCGGATGAGATTTTGACTCGCTTGCTAGAGGGAAAAGCCCTGCCTGGCGAAGCAGCCGATTTCGCCAGAAGCTTAGTTAATGGAGTCCTTAAGAACAAGAAAAATATCGATGATATGATTCGAAGGTTCGCTCCCGCCTTTCCCGTCAACCAAATAGCCCCTATAGATAGAAATATTCTCCGCCTTGCCATTTTTGAGATTTTATTCGATAATAGAGTTCCAGTCAAAGCAGCTATTAATGAAGCTGTTGAGCTGGCTAAGAGTTTTGGTGGTGATACTTCTCAAAAATTTGTCAACGGGGTTTTGGGCTCAGTAGTCAATGCTGGCATGCAGCAAGAGAACCGACAGGAAGCGATTAAAGAAACTGAACAAACCTGAATGCACAGAGGAAACTAATGACACAAATTCCAGATAAGCTCAAGAAGATGATTGCAGAGCAACTCGGCGTTGACGAGGAATCCATAGAGCCTTCGGCATCCTTTGTTGACGACCTCAATATCGACCCATCCGATTTGGCCGAGCTTATCACCGCCATAGAACAGGAATTCAGCACACCAAGACGCAAGTTGGAAATATCAGACGAAGATACCGAAAAAATCGTTACCGTTCAGGACCTCATTGACTGCCTTCACGACTACGGCATAGAAGATTAAATGCTCTTGATAATCCCACTTGTAGCATTCTAAGCATTCCTGCGTGTCACCAGCCTAGGGGTGACCATGTGGTTTTAATTTGCGTGGTGGGTCACCTCTGGGCAGGTGCCACCTAGAAGAGCAGTTAAGCACGTATAGCTACTTTTTTAAGCACTTCCTTAAGTACATCCTGCCAATTAGTGTCCAGGAGCTTTATGTCAAGTTTTATGTGCTGGCTGCCTACTCTAATTCCAGATTTAAAATCCTGTGCTAAAGACAGTTTGTTTAACTGTCTGGTATTGTTGAAATGCAAAACGATTTGTCGACCCTCTGTAGAAATCGATTCCACCATCGCGGCAGCAGCAAGCTGCTTAACTTCCACTACATAGAGAAGATTCTTGACCGGCTGTGGCATCTGCCCGAATCTGTCATCAATTTCCATCGCTATGTCCTCTATTTCCTGAACTCGTTTAACCGCAGCCAACCGCTGATAAAAAGTCAGCCTGGTGCTTAAAGCCGGGATATATTCTTCTGGAATATAGGCGTCCAAAGGTAGAGCTACAGTTGGAACCGCAGGTTGCGGCGTTCTTCGCTCCTCTCCTACTACTCGCTCCTGCCTTAACTCCTCCACTGCCTCAGCCAATAGCCGGCAATAAAGGTCAAAGCCTACGGCAGCTATATAACCACTTTGCTCCACACCCAGCAGATTACCAGCCCCTCGAATCTCCAGGTCTTTCATTGCAACAGCAAATCCAGCACCCAGTTCTGCGGCCTCAGAGATAGTTTTGAGACGCTTCCGAGCCTCAGGAGTCAGTTGCTTACCTTTCTCAAAAAAGAAATAAGCGTAGGCATTGTTGCTACCGCGCCCGATGCGTCCCCGCAGCTGATAAAGCTGCGTTAGACCTAACCTGTCCGCATGGTCAACAATCAAGGTATTGACGTTAGATATATCGAGTCCGGACTCGATAATGGTGGTAGTAACCAGAATATCGCTTTTGTGATTAACGAAATCCGTCATCACCTTTTCCAGCTCCTCTTCAGGCATTTGGCCATGGGCAACAGATATTTTGCCTTCAGGAACCAAACTGCTTAGCCTGCTGGCAACCATAGCAATGCTGTGAACCCGGTTATGAACGAAAAATATCTGGCCATTCCGCTCCAGTTCACGCAGTATTGCCTCACGGATTATCCTTTCATCATAAGCACCAACATGAGTCTTGATTGGTAAACGCTCCTCCGGCGGGGTTTCAATCGTGCTCATGTCCCTAATCCCAGCCAGCGACATATGAAGAGTGCGAGGAATAGGAGTTGCACTTAATGTAAGAACATCTAGCTCCCTTCTCAGTTTCTTAAAGTGCTCCTTGTGTATCACACCAAAACGCTGCTCTTCATCTATGATTATGAGCCCTAAGTCTTTAAACACGACATCTTTTTGCAATAAACGGTGAGTACCAATGCAGATATCCACTGTGCCTGCTGCCAAGCATTCGATTATGTCAGCCTGTTCTCTTTCAGTGCAGAAACGGCTCAACATCTCGACTCTTACTGGAAAAGCTTGTAGTCTCTCACAAAAAGTGGCAAAGTGTTGCTGTGCCAACACTGTCGTCGGAACGAGCAAGGCTACCTGCTTGCCATCCATCACTGACTTGAAGGCAGCCCGAAGCGCAACTTCAGTCTTACCATAACCTACATCTCCGCAAACAAGGCGGTCCATCGGCCTTTGCTTCTCCATATCACTCTTGACAGCTAGAACAGCCTCCAACTGGTCAGTGGTTTCCATGTAGGGGAAAGATGACTCTAGCTCATGCTGCCACAGGCTGTCTGAGGAGAAAGCGAAGCCAGAAATTACCTCCCTCGTCGCATATAGACCCAAAAGCTCACGGGCAACACTAGCCACGGATTCTTTAATTCTCTGCTTGGTACGTGCCCATTCCTGGGTTCCCAATCGGCTTAAGGTTGGCGGTTGGTCGCTGGCGCCAACATAGCAGCTAACACGGTCAACTTGGTCAGTAGGCACATAAAGCCTATCACCAGCAGCATATTCCAGGACAAGATACTCCCGCTCAATGCCATCAGTGATCATCTTGGTCAACCCAGAAAACCTGGCAATACCATGTTCAATGTGGACTATATAATCACCGGGCGTCAATTCGGAAATAAACCAGTGGTAACGTATTGGTTTCTTCCTGGATAAGCGTCTTTGTTTGACGAAGCCGAAAATTTCATTATCCGTAAACAGAGTGAGGACATCTCTCATCGCCCAGCCTTCAGCCAGTGCCCCTTGAACTAGAGTGACTGATTTCGAAGATGGCACCTGCTCTATCTGTGAAACTGGGCTGGCCAGGACATCCTGCTCCTGCAACAGTTCGGCTAGACGATTTGCTTGCTGACTAACTACAACGATTCGCTGGCCTTCCTGTAGCATCTCTCTAAGTCCTTTGGAGAAGGCTTCAAGTCTGCCTCCATAACTTGGCACCGGAGCTAAAGGCAAGAACTGAATATGGGTTTTATCAGAGTCACCGGTGTTCCACGAATAAAGCATTAAGCGTTGCTTGATTTTCTTTGTCTTTGTATCAAATTCTGGCCAGGACACAATAGGCAAATCCGATGCTGGTTCACCTTGTTCCAACTTCGCCTGGTCAAGCTCCTCAGCCTCCTTGTTTAGCTTGTCTATAACAGTTTTGAGTTCATCAAGGTCATCTGTAACTAGCAGCGCCTTTTCAGGCAGGTAATCCAAGATAGTGTCCCCATTAAGATGCTGCTGGCTTTCTTTAGCCGAAACTATTGTAACCGAGTTTGCTAACTTCAATGACCGCTGTGTCTTCGGGTCAAAGATCCTGATGCTTTCAATCCGGTTGCCAACGAACTCTATTCTGGCAGGGAACCCATTATCCGGAGAGAAAACATCAACGATACCTCCTCGGCGACTGATTGTTCCCGGAACTTCAACAATATTCTCCAATTCGTACCCAATAGCCTGCCATCTTGCTATAAGTTGGAGCGGGTCGATATTCATGCCGACCCTCAAGGCATGGCAAGACGCAACGAACTCGTCTCGAGGCATGGTCCTGCTAACCGCAGCTAAAGCGGAACTTACAATTATAGGGCTCAGTCTATCTGCCGATATGTCACAGCAAGGAGTAAAGGCCGAAAGAGTTCGCAATCTTTCAGCTATCGTAAAGATGTCAGACGTCAAGTATTCACCAGCCAAAATGTCAATTTCAGGGAAAAACTGCAGCCAAGTTGCACTGGGACACCAAGCCTGGAGCTCGTCATAGAGTCTCTTGGCGCTTTCAGGCTGAGCAGCTATCACCAAAATGGGCAGGTTTAGTTCTTCATGGAGAGCAGCTATCACGAAAGGCTTGACGGCGTCAGCTACCACCAGCCTAATGTCTTTCTCCTGCAACCCGGTTAGTTCGCCTTTTAGCTGCCGATAGCCGGGAACCTGTTCGATTAAAGAAAGGAGACGAGACAAATCCATTTCCAAACACCCATAGGGCTAGCCGCTACCTCAAGGGTAGTCCAGACTAGCCCTGACTGAATTGTAGCACACGCTCAACTACTCGAACAATTAATGCGAGTGTGTAAAAGGACGGAGCCAGCATATCAAAAATAACCCAAATTGGTTGAGGCCGACAAGTTTAGAGAATATAATTGTATGGAAGGATGT
This Chloroflexota bacterium DNA region includes the following protein-coding sequences:
- the nusB gene encoding transcription antitermination factor NusB, translated to MAGFRRIARTIALQTLYELDCSAHKPDEILTRLLEGKALPGEAADFARSLVNGVLKNKKNIDDMIRRFAPAFPVNQIAPIDRNILRLAIFEILFDNRVPVKAAINEAVELAKSFGGDTSQKFVNGVLGSVVNAGMQQENRQEAIKETEQT
- a CDS encoding acyl carrier protein, with protein sequence MTQIPDKLKKMIAEQLGVDEESIEPSASFVDDLNIDPSDLAELITAIEQEFSTPRRKLEISDEDTEKIVTVQDLIDCLHDYGIED
- the mfd gene encoding transcription-repair coupling factor, giving the protein MDLSRLLSLIEQVPGYRQLKGELTGLQEKDIRLVVADAVKPFVIAALHEELNLPILVIAAQPESAKRLYDELQAWCPSATWLQFFPEIDILAGEYLTSDIFTIAERLRTLSAFTPCCDISADRLSPIIVSSALAAVSRTMPRDEFVASCHALRVGMNIDPLQLIARWQAIGYELENIVEVPGTISRRGGIVDVFSPDNGFPARIEFVGNRIESIRIFDPKTQRSLKLANSVTIVSAKESQQHLNGDTILDYLPEKALLVTDDLDELKTVIDKLNKEAEELDQAKLEQGEPASDLPIVSWPEFDTKTKKIKQRLMLYSWNTGDSDKTHIQFLPLAPVPSYGGRLEAFSKGLREMLQEGQRIVVVSQQANRLAELLQEQDVLASPVSQIEQVPSSKSVTLVQGALAEGWAMRDVLTLFTDNEIFGFVKQRRLSRKKPIRYHWFISELTPGDYIVHIEHGIARFSGLTKMITDGIEREYLVLEYAAGDRLYVPTDQVDRVSCYVGASDQPPTLSRLGTQEWARTKQRIKESVASVARELLGLYATREVISGFAFSSDSLWQHELESSFPYMETTDQLEAVLAVKSDMEKQRPMDRLVCGDVGYGKTEVALRAAFKSVMDGKQVALLVPTTVLAQQHFATFCERLQAFPVRVEMLSRFCTEREQADIIECLAAGTVDICIGTHRLLQKDVVFKDLGLIIIDEEQRFGVIHKEHFKKLRRELDVLTLSATPIPRTLHMSLAGIRDMSTIETPPEERLPIKTHVGAYDERIIREAILRELERNGQIFFVHNRVHSIAMVASRLSSLVPEGKISVAHGQMPEEELEKVMTDFVNHKSDILVTTTIIESGLDISNVNTLIVDHADRLGLTQLYQLRGRIGRGSNNAYAYFFFEKGKQLTPEARKRLKTISEAAELGAGFAVAMKDLEIRGAGNLLGVEQSGYIAAVGFDLYCRLLAEAVEELRQERVVGEERRTPQPAVPTVALPLDAYIPEEYIPALSTRLTFYQRLAAVKRVQEIEDIAMEIDDRFGQMPQPVKNLLYVVEVKQLAAAAMVESISTEGRQIVLHFNNTRQLNKLSLAQDFKSGIRVGSQHIKLDIKLLDTNWQDVLKEVLKKVAIRA